A genome region from Penicillium psychrofluorescens genome assembly, chromosome: 3 includes the following:
- a CDS encoding uncharacterized protein (ID:PFLUO_005116-T1.cds;~source:funannotate), with the protein MDQPDPLLSELCSICHTNPPKYRCPRCATRTCSLPCTRRHKLWSQCSGVRDPAAYLRRNELATESAFDRDFNFITGIERTLERAGRETENRGIELPRGHLGDQAETDGAPGAEDAAPGGKRKHPHQGLVKGEAGFLRGAEAGGVNVVRAPRGMTRNRQNASRWHPKHKCLNWSVEWITAAGEKTVRACLETCSIAEAYDRVYPAPKEVKARPGQLKEEQDVSKEPAVKEDATAPEAASSAPAESTETPVVHPSSSEPVGTGSTAEKQPATDQSIPPHRGLYFYLHRPRTTTKRPVLTPLSPSASLTTALRGHTVLEFPTIYALPDSTATLLAEKETSPFLLEEEYLRTLGPQDADGNQLLEVSEVDAETTGDLKSVDLRNVDENEVMEVLQQELFEPVPEEAGPS; encoded by the exons ATGGACCAGCCAGATCCCTTGCTGAGCGAGCTCTGCTCCATCTG CCACACCAATCCCCCAAAATACCGCTGTCCGCGCTGCGCAACCCGCACCTGTTCTCTACCATGCACACGACGCCACAAGCTCTGGTCCCAATGCTCCGGAGTGCGAGATCCAGCCGCCTACCTCCGGCGCAATGAACTAGCCACAGAATCCGCATTTGACCGCGACTTCAACTTCATCACGGGCATTGAACGCACGCTCGAGCGCGCCGGCCGAGAGACAGAGAACCGGGGCATTGAGCTTCCGCGGGGACACTTGGGGGACCAAGCGGAGACAGATGGAGCTCCAGGGGCAGAGGATGCAGCTCCGGGAGGGAAGCGGAAACACCCTCATCAGGGTTTGGTCAAAGGTGAAGCTGGGTTCTTGCGCGGCGCGGAGGCTGGCGGCGTGAATGTCGTTCGGGCGCCGAGGGGAATGACGCGGAATAGGCAGAATGCGTCGCGGTGGCATCCTAA ACACAAGTGCCTGAATTGGTCCGTGGAATGGATCACTGCAGCCGGGGAAAAGACCGTTCGGGCCTGTCTTGAGACATGCTCTATTGCCGAGGCATACGATCGTGTCTATCCAGCTCCAAAAGAGGTGAAAGCTCGCCCTGGACAGTtgaaggaagagcaggacgTCAGTAAAGAACCTGCTGTGAAGGAAGATGCGACAGCACCAGAAGCTGCTTCATCTGCACCAGCCGAATCTACAGAGACCCCCGTGGTACATCCTTCCAGTTCAGAGCCTGTTGGTACTGGATCAACCGCAGAGAAGCAACCAGCAACCGATCAAAGTATTCCACCTCACCGCGGTCTTTATTTCTACCTCCATCGACCACGAACCACGACCAAGAGGCCCGTTCTAACTCCCTTATCACCATCTGCAAGTCTCACTACTGCGCTGCGCGGACACACCGTCCTTGAATTCCCCACGATCTACGCGCTTCCAGACTCCACGGCAACATTGCTtgcagaaaaagagacaTCGCCGTTTCTCTTGGAAGAGGAGTATCTGCGTACCCTGGGCCCCCAAGACGCCGATGGAAATCAATTGCTGGAAGTTTCTGAGGTAGACGCCGAAACTACTGGAGATTTGAAGTCGGTCGATTTGCGAAATGTGGACGAGAacgaggtgatggaggtGCTCCAGCAGGAGTTATTTGAACCGGTTCCAGAGGAGGCGGGACCGTCATGA